One region of Quercus lobata isolate SW786 chromosome 2, ValleyOak3.0 Primary Assembly, whole genome shotgun sequence genomic DNA includes:
- the LOC115961201 gene encoding uncharacterized protein LOC115961201 — translation MKLNPSKCVFSITLGKFLGFIVSQLGVEANPDEVQAIMEMAPPKNTKEMQSQNDRVAAFNKFVSRATDKCLPFFKVLKTAFEWTDECQRAFEELKTYLVSLPLFNPSKPGEELSLYLAVSSTTINSTLIRKEDRV, via the coding sequence ATGAAGCTCAACCCCAGTAAATGTGTGTTTAGCATTACGTTAGGGAAGTTTTTAGGCTTTATAGTGTCACAACTCGGGGTGGAAGCTAATCCCGATGAGGTTCAAGCTATAATGGAGATGGCTCCTCCAAAGAACACCAAGGAGATGCAAAGCCAGAACGATAGGGTTGCAGCCTTTAACAAGTTTGTTTCTAGAGCAACGGATAAGTGTCTGCCCTTCTTCAAGGTGCTAAAGACGGCTTTCGAGTGGACCGACGAGTGCCAGAGGGCATTTGAAGAACTAAAGACCTACCTTGTATCCCTACCGTTATTCAATCCATCCAAACCTGGTGAAGAGCTCTCCCTCTACTTAGCTGTGTCTTCAACGACCATTAACTCTACTCTCATACGAAAAGAAGACCGGGTGTAG